The window TTCGAGGATTCCAATTTGTTGTAATATTGGCAAGAGAAGAATgtatttgtttggttttataagaTAATGTTACTGTAATAGAAATTGGCAAATTATCCATATATACaccaaaataattaatgattcaCAGTTTCTTAAGTAATTGTGCCTTTGCTTCAAAGCTTATGATGGAGGAGCTTTTGCAGATTTTTTCATTGACCAGCCAATGCTTGATGTCTGTAGTAGCTATTTTGCCCTGTAGTATTGGTTATCGCAGGATGTACTTTCTGAACTTTCTGTTATGCAGAACCGTGCACTTTTCTAGTGATTGTTGAACCTTGCCTTTGAGGGTTGATTTATCAGTTAGTGCTCTTGAAGAATCAATTAGAACGAATAATGTTGTAAAGTTTGACTTGAGTCAGATCGGCCAGgttattttcaagatttttttaaaaaatttttgtttaaaataatgctgttttattaaataaaaaaaaccactgtTTTTTCGGTAGTTGATGCGGGCTGGCTCAACACTCGAGGCGGGGTGCGTCCATGGTCTGTCGAGCTCccaaacaacaattaaaatgaaTGCCAAATTTGGCAAATGGATAACggcttttgttttgttgattcACAAGCGACCTTTCTTCATAACTTCCTTCCATGGAAGTGTATGCAAGATAGGCACTGGCTTCGACCAATCTTTTCTACGTAACTTCTCCTACAGATACCCTTGACCATCTCCCAAAATGCCTGCGCAACAATCTGTTCATCAAACACCATGTCCCAGTCGTGTTATCAATATTTTCGAAAGGTAGAATCGATTGTAGAAGAAAGGAACGCTGCATATAAAGGGACTAGCATTGCTGATGAGTTtgtagaggttgaaatgaatgATTTCTTACCCTCTTTAACAAAATCTAAACGATGAGATAAATGTACTTTTGACTTGTGAATTCTACAGAATCATTCATGGAAAGATACTCTGATAGAAGGCAAGGATTATGGATCCATTCCTTAAACTCTCTGCAGCAACATCTTAGCTATCGTTTTTTACcctcaaaaagatttttttctccCTCGGAATTTGAAGCTCTTGTCGAAACTCctcttttttcttacaaaaatcaAGAGCCTTCCTGTTGGCAACAGGTGTTGCCACTCAGGTTTCAGTTTCTAGGTTGCTCTTTGCCAGGATGGATGGACAGAAGTGCCAGTGGTTCAAGTAGAAAGATCGAGTAGAAAAGAAGACAGGAGAGTTGCCAATTAGaggtcaaaagaagaagaaaggaacgAATGCTTACAACAAAAGCCACTTTCTCTGGTGAAGATCTTGACCAGACCATGCTGTCCAGGCAGAATCTCATGTAGGCAATAGGAAGATGAGCATGGCAATAGATTCTTCCAATTGGCAGACATATTGGCCACATTCAATTATGCCTTCCctcttttacctttttttttccccgacAGTAATATGCCTTTCTCAATCACAAGATTCTCCAGAACATCGAAGCCTctattatgtatatatatacacaacatTGAAAGCTTTTCCTCTCGTATAGACATGAAAAATCAATCTCAAAATTGTTCTAaccattcatatatttttaaagctataattaaaagtattttttaaaatctattttgttaaacatgaaaaagttaccataataataaacatataattGTGAATTAAGCACTAtattgtttcttaaaaaatcatgaaacactTGATTGTGGACCTCAcataaatagatataaaaataataattcatatttaaatgagaaatttatgattttttttctctagctGTTCCCTTGTGACTTCAAATTCAACATATAAAACAAgcaaatttaattgaaaataatggGGATTTAAAGGAGAAGAATGGTCATAAATCATAATCATCGAAATTAAAAGtagatttttaacataaattttttataaaaattaattataaaatttattgagaaaaataaatagaataaaaacaattagttaAAATTATCCTATATTATAgggtaaatttataatttgctCCCAtgctaaaataagaaaataattactaGTGAGTAGCAATATAATAAATCAACCATCCAAAATTAAATGTAGGGTCCACAAAAAATCTCACTTCGACACTAACGTCGTGAACCCATTAACGCCGCTAACTTTCATCCATATCTAAATTCCCAGCGCTCATAGATAGGCCATCCGTTTCTCTTTCTCATTTGTTTCAGCCCCCTCTCTGCACAGCTTCTCTGCAGATCCTGCCCTCTCTCTTCCTCTGCATCTCTGTAAGCTTTTCCAACTCTCTCTCATTTTCTGTATGTTTATATTGGTTGTCGATGTTGTTACTGTAGAACTTGAGTAGTCTTAATTTGGTtctaaagtttgttttttaaaaaaaacaaaaaaatcttttttggttttgttttgaatgGTTCATAGATCTGACCCATGTTAGATTGGATCTGTTTTAGGGGTGTTTGTTGAATACTTTTATGACCCTTTtgcatgttttgtttgtttgaatgGATAAAAGGGAGATCATGAAGTTTGGTGTGAAATAATGAAAGGaaaatgatggaattgaaagGGCCAGGCATTGTAATGTGtaaaatttttgatatttttttgtttatgatttgtttgttaATGGATTGGATTGTGTGATTTGTGAAATGGTATAAAAAAGGGAAGACTTTGCTTGTATTTGTGAGAGGATGTGTGTGGAGATCTTGCTTGTACatctatctatttttattttgattgatttgtgtGAATGATAGCATGTTAAGGTTGATGTAATAGTGATCTATTTCTGtaattttgattgttgttttttttatttgctgatTTGTTTTTGATGCAGCTAAGAACTTGGAAAGATGGGGCTCTCATTCACTAAGCTTTTTAGCCGTCTGTTTGCCAAGAAAGAAATGAGAATTCTCATGGTGGGTCTTGATGCTGCTGGTAAGACCACCATCTTGTACAAGCTCAAGCTCGGAGAGATTGTCACCACTATTCCAACAATTGGTATGTTATCAAAATATCATTGGTACTATAGAGCTGTTTAGTACTgaatttattgtgttttcttGCAAAGGATGCTTATATGTAGCCTCCTTTCAGGGTTTAATGTGGAGACCGTGGAATACAAGAACATAAGCTTCACTGTCTGGGATGTTGGTGGCCAGGACAAGGTTTGAAAAAATCTGTTATCTTGTGATGTCAACTCTGAGTATAATGGTGACATTAGGGAAATGAGTTAAATTTTTATCCTTTCGAGTTGCTGCTTCATAAGTTTTTCTGCTCTATCATTGACTAAACCTGATATGATGTGCACTTATGCTTGTACTTGCTGTCTTTTGATGTAAATGTGCTCGTGAATGGTCTTTTACAGATTAGATATCTGTCcatcatatcaaaacaaaaaacataaactatGTGGATCTAGCCACTTTAGTGTACAACCTTACCTTTCTTACAAGGAGAACTATCCATTGCATGGCTGAAATTCTTGGAGTATAGACTTTCTGTCTTCTTAATTTTACACATTTACATGCCTTTGTTGTCTAAGTTTCTATTCTTTGGTTATGTATATGCTCTCATGGCAGTCTTGCTGATTAGATGCTTGTCATTagcaaacaacaaaaacataagCTATATTGACCAGAGCACTCTTGTCTttcatgattctgctcttttcGGAGCTAGGAATGTCTATCCATGATATGACAGGCATTTCATTGTATGTGTTTGTGAATGTTCAGtggttgaagtttttttttcctgatgcCTGTGATTATGGACTGTCTTGTGCTGGCTATTTGGCCTTCCTCCAGCTCATAACATATTCAGAAGCTACATTACTGAAGACACCTTGTGTTTCAGTTTTTTCCTTTGTCTTTGTGAGGTAATGGTATCCAAGCTGGGGTGTACATTAACATAAATTACATATCCGGAATCATAAATGGGATTGCTTACATGTTTCTCTATGCATTTAATGAATTGTCTAAGAAATGAATAGTTGAGTTGCCAGTCTCTCTATCATCGTTTCCTTGACTATTTCCCTGTTTGTTGTCGTATGCTCTTTATCTCTTATGTTGATCAAATAAGGATGTAATTTTAGCTTTAATTGTTGAAATTATGTACTAAAAATTACTGCTTTTGTACAATCTGTCACTCAAGTCAACACCTTGTCTTGCATTCAACGACATCTTGGatcttattttcttatgttgataaaaaagaattgtttgtcaaattgtttttctaatttgcaCAGATTCGACCTTTGTGGAGACATTATTTCCAAAACACTCAAGGGCTCATCTTTGTGGTTGATAGCAATGATCGTGACCGTGTTGTTGAAGCTAGGGATGAGCTGCACAGGATGTTGAACGAGGTAGCCATAAGCCAGCCTTAGTTCTTAATGTTTTCTCGTGGTTTTGCGCATCttaataatgaaattttattcTGAGTAGGATGAATTGAGGGATGCTGTGCTACTTGTTTTTGCAAACAAGCAAGATCTTCCAAATGCTATGAATGCTGCTGAAATCACAGATAAGCTTGGTCTTCATTCTCTTCGTCAACGCCACTGGTAATTGTTAATATCTCCATTGCAAAATTCTGGATAGTTTGCTTCTATTTAATATTCATTGATGTCATCTGATCTTTATGTCTGTTGCAGGTATATCCAGAGCACTTGTGCCACTTCTGGTGAAGGTCTTTACGAAGGACTAGACTGGCTTTCCAACAACATTGCTAGCAAGGTAGGGTCATAGTGTTTTGTAGGAAACAATGGTAGAAATCCGTGTTTTGTTGGTTGTAACTTTGGCTAATGAATTGTGGCAGGCTTAAGAAATGGGTTGATCATGCAACTTTTTGGATCGCCCTTACTTTGGGAATCTTGCTAGGTTCGGTGTTTGCACCTACTTTGGGAATCTTGCTAGGTTTGGTGTTTGCGGATTTCATATCCTGTAATCGGCAAGAGAATGTATCTTTGGTTGTGTAAGATATTATTACTGTAATAGAAATTGACTAATTATCCCtatagttttgaaataattcatgATTCACAGCTTTAACATGATGTATCTTGATACAAGTTTATTGCTAGTGGAGCTCTGCGAGATTAATGTTTCTTTCATTGACCGGCCATTGCTTGATGGCAATTTTTTGTGTAGTTAATATATTGCAATGTACGCTATATTTCGGCGAATGTTGTccatttgatttctattatcaGTTTGCACGAACGATGAACAGTCCTGATCAGACTTTTCTGCAGACATCATAAATTTATAATGCTTTGGTTCTGGTTTTTTCCTTCTAAGCTTGCTAGCATTGTATCCTCCCCTCTTAAGGTATTGATCGGAAATGTAGCTGTGTTTGTTTATAAGTATATTTCAAAAGCGTTTTACTttagaaaaacataattaatgttatttttagttttttcaatgtatacaatataaaaaaattattttgatatattttaaaataataatgcattaaaatatcaaatacatataataacaatatgtatttcttatcttttcaattattcatcaagaaataaaaaatatacactcttgaaaaaataatcaaccattttttttagaaataatcattcataattaatttcttaaataaatagtattttgttatatgctctcttttattttttttctcttattagtATCACAATAATTTGACAAATcatctcataaaataaaaaaagtttctgATAAATATACCATATTTATTTAAGATGAGGTTAAAATAAGTACTTAATTTCTAACATAAAACGACACACCccctcaaacatttttttttagcttcccCCTCGAACCATTTTTTCCACTTTTTCATATTTGGTGAACTTTAGGAAagtagtttttaagaaaatggtttcccaaaaaaaaaaaaactagcccttccaaaaggaaagtgttttccttttctaatCTCCAAAAAAACACTTCTCTCCTCCGATTGCTAGCCTCATCAAAACACCTTCCTTTCTCTCCCTCTCGAATTTTTGTATCTATTTAtactcaatataaaatcttgacactaaaaaaaacccaaatatctAACTCTTAACTTACCattactattaattaatttttccttttcaatatgaaaaaaaaattattttaaggttttaaaaatgaaaaaatatcaatagattttactttaaaattatttaataaggttatatttaaaatacttatattatttatatagtaaaataatgaagctttatataaatatatgatataataaattcatttccCCCATCATTAACACTTTATtatatctctctcttttttttttttttgtaaatgatcaaatagttaaatttaatgttttatatatgttagataaacttgaaaaaaaaatcaataattttcaagtttatttttcatggtaTAGCTAgaaactagaaaatatttttcaatttatctttcataaaactgttaattatatgtcaaacatcgaaaaataattaatttttcaagattttactCTCTATAAAAaccactttttaaaattaaattgctttcaagcaaacaaataaaatcatagttttaattaaaacctgGACTGATAGGTCGATCCAGGACCCGACTGATCCAGGGCTGGAATTGGACtatgtttaagaaaaataagggaAGTCAAAAAGCCGGGTGACTCGCGGCAAGATCCAGTCAAAAACCCTGTTGCAAcctattgacttttttttaac is drawn from Populus nigra chromosome 5, ddPopNigr1.1, whole genome shotgun sequence and contains these coding sequences:
- the LOC133693985 gene encoding ADP-ribosylation factor isoform X2; amino-acid sequence: MGLSFTKLFSRLFAKKEMRILMVGLDAAGKTTILYKLKLGEIVTTIPTIGFNVETVEYKNISFTVWDVGGQDKIRPLWRHYFQNTQGLIFVVDSNDRDRVVEARDELHRMLNEDELRDAVLLVFANKQDLPNAMNAAEITDKLGLHSLRQRHWYIQSTCATSGEGLYEGLDWLSNNIASKA
- the LOC133693985 gene encoding ADP-ribosylation factor isoform X1 gives rise to the protein MGLSFTKLFSRLFAKKEMRILMVGLDAAGKTTILYKLKLGEIVTTIPTIGFNVETVEYKNISFTVWDVGGQDKIRPLWRHYFQNTQGLIFVVDSNDRDRVVEARDELHRMLNEDELRDAVLLVFANKQDLPNAMNAAEITDKLGLHSLRQRHWYIQSTCATSGEGLYEGLDWLSNNIASKVGS